The proteins below come from a single Nitrosarchaeum sp. genomic window:
- a CDS encoding MaoC family dehydratase: MTNSQSFKFNEIQVGQEASFQLKITNDMINKFAEISGDYNPLHVDEQFAKNSRFGNKICHGMLLGSFISQLVGMHMPGTNCLYLSQNLEFENPCYVNDKITIKGIVVGKSNSTKILEISTTIINQDKIVLVSGIARVMVLE, encoded by the coding sequence TTGACTAATTCACAATCTTTCAAATTTAATGAAATCCAGGTAGGACAAGAAGCATCTTTTCAATTAAAAATAACTAATGATATGATTAACAAATTTGCAGAAATTTCAGGAGATTATAATCCACTACATGTAGATGAACAATTTGCAAAAAATTCAAGATTTGGAAATAAAATATGTCATGGAATGTTACTCGGTTCTTTTATCTCACAATTAGTTGGGATGCATATGCCAGGAACAAACTGCTTATACCTCTCACAGAATTTAGAATTTGAAAATCCATGTTATGTTAATGATAAAATTACGATTAAAGGCATAGTTGTTGGAAAAAGTAATAGTACCAAAATCCTAGAGATTTCAACTACTATCATAAATCAAGATAAAATAGTCCTTGTAAGTGGAATTGCAAGAGTTATGGTTTTGGAATGA
- a CDS encoding acyl carrier protein, translating into MSEKLYSLISKILGIPIQQINDDSGPGNLSSWTSFKSYVLLYELESTFDVKFSIDEIMDVKNVSDIKRHLKNHGKSFD; encoded by the coding sequence ATGTCCGAAAAGCTTTATTCGTTAATTTCAAAAATTCTAGGAATTCCTATACAACAAATTAATGATGATTCTGGTCCTGGAAATCTTTCTTCATGGACTTCATTCAAAAGCTATGTTTTACTTTATGAACTAGAAAGCACATTTGATGTAAAATTCAGTATTGATGAGATAATGGATGTGAAAAATGTATCTGATATAAAACGACATTTGAAAAATCACGGAAAATCATTTGACTAA
- a CDS encoding DegT/DnrJ/EryC1/StrS family aminotransferase → MKKSKDSFENNKIKVPFFLPYISDRDVKEIQKALKSPLLTDGPVLREFEKRFALMTGSKYAVGVSNGTSALHLALKSIGIKPNDEVIIPDLTFVATASAVSLLGATPVFADVLEDDMNISSDSILKNITKKTRAIIPVHLAGKPCNMFEIRKIAKKFNLTIIEDCAHAIGSKYRDKHVGNFGSAGCFSFYPTKNITTVEGGMIITNSKKIADSIRILRNHGITKTLEERYHKGKPWEYDVKIPGYNYRLDEIRSALGISQLQNLQRLNNLRKKAVTHYNLNLNKIKGVKISKLSKGNVDSYHLYIVQITNEYGISRDELFRKLLKEGIRTSVHYKPVHKFSAFKKIGKTYDELRNSKLLYERIISLPLYPQITKEELDFVINCIKKYADKTI, encoded by the coding sequence ATGAAAAAAAGTAAAGATTCTTTTGAAAATAATAAAATCAAAGTACCATTTTTTTTACCATATATTTCAGATAGGGATGTAAAAGAAATTCAAAAGGCATTAAAATCTCCATTGCTTACCGATGGACCAGTGCTTAGAGAATTTGAAAAAAGATTTGCGTTAATGACTGGTTCAAAATATGCAGTAGGTGTATCGAATGGTACATCAGCATTACATTTAGCACTAAAATCAATTGGTATAAAACCCAATGATGAAGTAATTATTCCTGATCTTACATTTGTTGCTACAGCTAGTGCAGTATCGCTATTAGGTGCTACACCAGTATTTGCTGATGTTTTAGAAGATGATATGAATATTTCATCAGATTCTATTTTAAAAAATATTACAAAAAAAACTAGAGCGATCATTCCTGTTCATTTAGCAGGTAAACCATGTAATATGTTTGAGATTAGAAAAATAGCAAAAAAATTTAATCTTACTATAATTGAAGATTGTGCTCATGCTATAGGTAGTAAGTATAGAGATAAACATGTTGGAAATTTTGGAAGTGCTGGCTGTTTCAGCTTTTATCCAACGAAGAACATAACAACCGTTGAAGGTGGTATGATTATTACAAACTCTAAAAAAATTGCTGATTCAATTCGGATATTAAGAAATCATGGTATTACCAAAACACTTGAGGAGAGATACCATAAAGGTAAGCCATGGGAATATGATGTTAAAATCCCAGGATATAATTATAGATTAGATGAAATAAGATCCGCATTAGGAATTAGTCAATTACAAAATCTTCAAAGATTGAATAATTTAAGAAAAAAGGCAGTAACTCATTATAATTTAAATCTAAATAAAATAAAAGGAGTTAAAATTTCTAAATTATCAAAAGGAAATGTAGATTCTTATCATTTGTATATAGTTCAGATTACAAATGAGTACGGAATTTCTAGAGATGAATTATTTAGAAAGTTACTAAAAGAAGGAATTCGAACATCAGTACACTATAAACCAGTTCATAAATTTTCTGCATTTAAAAAAATTGGAAAAACATATGATGAATTAAGAAATTCCAAGTTATTATATGAAAGAATCATTTCATTGCCATTATATCCACAAATTACAAAAGAAGAATTAGATTTTGTGATCAATTGTATTAAAAAGTATGCAGACAAAACCATTTAA
- a CDS encoding glycosyltransferase family 2 protein — MKEPLISIIILNYNAGKLLDDCINSIFQQAYKNIEVIIVDNLSTDNSHIECKKKFPDIILIENKKNLGYCGGNNVGIKAANGEFVIILNPDTIVEKRFVYELLNAYENKGRGLYQPKILSIEDKKIIQSTGNMIHIFGFGFARDKGKMDLEQYTEISQVGYASGTCLFSSKTIFEELNYFDEFLFLYHDDLDIGWRAAQKGIKSFFVPKAVIFHAESYSLKWSKAKFYWLERNRKYCLLTHFSNDTLKKMKINLVLTEILVWVFYLVKGYLRVKINAEKSLRDNKDFIKGKQIEIEKNKIVSDIELINSFPDKIEVPKNVSDGIEGKIFLKILEFLSKQQKQKFRT; from the coding sequence ATGAAAGAACCACTAATTAGCATAATTATTTTAAATTATAATGCAGGAAAACTATTGGATGATTGCATTAATTCAATTTTTCAACAAGCATACAAGAATATAGAAGTAATAATAGTTGATAATTTATCAACGGATAACAGCCATATTGAATGCAAGAAAAAATTTCCTGATATTATTTTGATTGAAAATAAAAAGAATCTTGGATATTGTGGTGGAAATAATGTGGGAATAAAAGCTGCAAATGGAGAATTTGTGATCATTTTAAATCCAGATACAATAGTTGAAAAAAGATTTGTTTACGAATTACTTAATGCATATGAAAATAAAGGTAGAGGATTATACCAACCAAAAATTTTATCGATAGAGGATAAAAAAATTATTCAAAGTACAGGAAACATGATTCATATTTTTGGGTTTGGATTTGCAAGAGATAAAGGTAAAATGGATTTAGAACAATATACAGAAATTTCTCAAGTAGGTTATGCATCAGGGACTTGTCTGTTTTCTTCCAAAACCATTTTTGAGGAATTAAATTATTTTGACGAATTTCTATTTTTATATCATGATGATCTAGATATTGGCTGGCGAGCAGCACAAAAAGGAATTAAGTCATTTTTTGTACCTAAAGCAGTGATTTTTCATGCTGAAAGTTATTCATTGAAATGGAGTAAAGCTAAATTTTATTGGTTAGAAAGAAATCGTAAGTATTGTCTCTTAACACATTTTTCAAATGATACATTAAAAAAAATGAAAATAAATCTTGTATTGACAGAAATTCTTGTCTGGGTATTTTATTTAGTGAAAGGATATTTACGTGTCAAAATTAATGCTGAAAAGAGTTTACGAGATAATAAAGACTTTATTAAAGGAAAACAAATCGAGATCGAGAAAAATAAAATTGTATCAGACATAGAATTGATTAATTCTTTTCCTGATAAGATTGAGGTTCCAAAAAATGTCTCTGATGGGATTGAAGGAAAAATTTTTTTAAAAATTCTGGAATTTTTAAGCAAGCAACAAAAACAAAAATTTAGAACTTAG
- a CDS encoding NAD-dependent epimerase/dehydratase family protein codes for MKILITGGAGFVGSHLVEHLLSKNHEITVITRSHTHNLHKIRRDITIEKINVTNFLKLEHSIIKNKPELIIHLAGNTSHSKSFENPFDDLSSNVRSTLNILEIIRHSLHDCKFILGSTFVVIGKPSHIPVDEKTPCNPTTLYGVNRLSSEYYTTIYHNLYNIDSKIFRITNSFGPREQIIPNKNAINYLIYKAYKGEDITIYNKGKFFRDLVYISDVINGIEKIIQKGKSGELYWISSGKKTWFYQLGQWLEELTHSKISYVPAPTYTKKVDVGNFVVNNSKLRSLGWKPSISVKEGIQNTLDYFKDIKL; via the coding sequence ATGAAAATTTTGATTACAGGTGGAGCTGGATTTGTGGGAAGTCATCTAGTTGAGCATCTATTATCCAAAAACCATGAAATTACAGTAATTACCAGAAGCCATACACATAATTTACATAAAATTCGTAGAGACATAACAATTGAGAAAATAAATGTAACAAATTTCTTGAAGCTGGAACATTCCATAATTAAAAATAAACCTGAATTAATCATACATTTAGCTGGAAATACATCTCATTCTAAATCATTTGAAAATCCTTTTGATGATCTTTCTTCTAATGTAAGATCTACTCTTAATATTTTAGAAATAATACGACATTCACTTCATGATTGTAAATTTATTTTAGGTAGTACTTTTGTTGTAATTGGAAAGCCATCACATATCCCTGTGGATGAAAAAACCCCTTGTAATCCAACTACATTGTATGGTGTTAATAGATTATCCAGCGAATATTACACTACTATTTATCATAACCTTTACAATATTGATTCGAAAATTTTTAGAATTACAAACTCATTTGGGCCACGTGAACAAATTATTCCAAATAAAAATGCCATAAATTATTTAATTTACAAAGCATACAAAGGAGAAGATATTACTATATACAATAAAGGTAAATTTTTTCGAGATCTTGTATACATATCAGATGTGATTAATGGAATAGAAAAAATTATTCAAAAAGGAAAGTCAGGTGAATTATACTGGATTTCTTCTGGTAAGAAGACATGGTTTTATCAGCTAGGACAGTGGTTAGAAGAATTAACACATTCAAAAATTTCTTATGTTCCTGCTCCTACTTACACAAAAAAAGTTGATGTTGGAAACTTTGTTGTTAATAATTCTAAACTACGCTCTTTAGGATGGAAACCATCAATTTCTGTAAAAGAAGGTATTCAAAACACTCTAGATTATTTCAAAGACATAAAATTATAG
- a CDS encoding FkbM family methyltransferase, which produces MALINVWVVEEYDKKYLKINSNDVVIDIGAHIGLFTLYVSQFCKEGKIYAYEPVKTNFELLIENIKINSLKQVNAYNCAVLDSKKKIQIFLNDDDAGHSIYTKSQNSVLVESTSLKNIFDENQIQFCNLLKMDCEGAEYEILKNLPLEYFKKINKIVMEYHMFNKFPEKLEEIKLILASQNFKIKVDSTTPDMGILYASKNN; this is translated from the coding sequence ATGGCATTAATCAATGTCTGGGTAGTTGAAGAATATGATAAGAAATATTTGAAAATAAATTCTAATGATGTTGTTATAGACATTGGAGCTCATATAGGACTTTTTACACTATATGTATCACAGTTTTGTAAGGAGGGTAAAATCTATGCATATGAACCAGTCAAAACAAATTTTGAATTATTGATTGAAAATATCAAAATTAACAGTTTAAAACAAGTAAATGCATATAATTGTGCAGTATTAGATTCAAAGAAAAAAATTCAAATTTTCTTAAATGATGATGATGCAGGTCATAGTATATACACAAAATCACAAAATAGTGTATTAGTAGAATCCACATCATTAAAAAATATTTTTGATGAAAATCAAATTCAATTCTGTAATCTATTAAAAATGGACTGCGAGGGAGCAGAATATGAAATTCTTAAGAATCTTCCTTTAGAATATTTCAAAAAAATCAATAAAATTGTTATGGAATATCATATGTTTAATAAATTTCCTGAAAAATTAGAGGAGATAAAATTGATTTTGGCATCACAGAATTTTAAAATCAAAGTGGATTCAACCACTCCAGATATGGGAATATTATATGCATCAAAAAATAATTAG
- a CDS encoding TylF/MycF/NovP-related O-methyltransferase, which produces MKIPESLAHIIQKSANKFGYKFEPFYNPNLTNFESDVLSSVKPYTFTPIHAILSLIDSVKYIVKNDVSGCFIECGVYKGGSIMTMIKTLNELKINDREIFLFDTFEGMPPPGKFDYRPKTGTVPNLENDETIVSLDEVKNNVLSLEYDESKIHFIKGKVEDTLPKTELGSIALLRLDTDWYESTKIELEYLYPKLSQNGVIIIDDYESYFGAKKATDEYLNDKLYLHRIVPSGARIGIKTN; this is translated from the coding sequence TTGAAAATCCCTGAATCATTAGCGCATATAATTCAAAAATCCGCAAATAAATTTGGATATAAATTTGAACCATTCTATAACCCAAATTTAACAAACTTTGAATCTGATGTTTTATCCTCAGTAAAACCATATACTTTTACTCCCATTCATGCCATTTTGAGTTTAATAGATTCTGTAAAATATATTGTAAAAAATGATGTGAGTGGTTGTTTTATTGAATGTGGTGTCTACAAAGGTGGTTCCATAATGACTATGATAAAAACACTGAATGAACTCAAAATCAATGATCGTGAAATTTTTCTATTTGATACTTTTGAAGGTATGCCACCCCCAGGAAAATTTGATTATAGACCAAAAACTGGTACTGTTCCAAATCTTGAAAATGATGAAACAATAGTATCATTAGATGAAGTCAAAAATAATGTTCTTAGCTTGGAATATGATGAATCAAAAATCCATTTTATCAAAGGAAAAGTAGAAGACACTCTACCTAAAACAGAGCTTGGTTCTATTGCTTTATTGCGTCTTGATACTGATTGGTACGAATCTACAAAAATTGAGCTAGAATATCTCTATCCCAAACTTTCACAAAATGGAGTGATAATAATTGATGATTATGAATCGTATTTTGGAGCAAAAAAGGCCACTGATGAATATCTGAATGATAAATTATACTTACACCGGATTGTTCCATCTGGTGCAAGAATTGGAATTAAAACAAATTAA
- a CDS encoding HAD-IIIC family phosphatase, whose amino-acid sequence MEKALSEYMLIAEKLEPKDHSKNIKLAFLSSFTINGLAEVVKTKCHYKKVFCNTYVGSYNQYNQEILNNKSNLYKFNPELTFLILDVRSIFDELYYFPHRFSLEQKNNFISNKVNELINLVTYFKTNSNSKLILSNLPLMSQNSHIISESKTEFNNNQMILQFNKLLEDKIRNLESVFIFNMNDFVIKYGEENVFNYQNYFFGDIKIALNFIPHLGNMLMSFIIAFLGISKKCIVLDLDDTLWGGIVGEDGFDGISLGPQPPGNSFVEFQKYLKAMSERGIILSINSRNNVHDALNVIRNHPYMILKEEDFSCIVINWGDKVENLREISKKLNIGLDSMVFFDDDPVNREYVRNRLPDVQVPEMPSDPSDYCRVLLDMNEFSSYEITEEDLKRKEMYSQQQKRIELQQNSSNLDDFLNTLNLHVILKNADSYSIPRISQLTLKTNQFNLTTKRYQKSEIDAFSKSQNMLVGSAQVLDKFGDSGITGVYIIKKTNSKEWEIDSFLLSCRVMGREIEKVMMEHIINLARKNNVEILKAKFIPTEKNEPIKSFLPACGFIKSGDSWVYDIKQPFTSPTFVKKEIK is encoded by the coding sequence ATGGAAAAAGCATTATCTGAATATATGCTGATAGCAGAAAAACTGGAACCTAAAGATCATTCTAAAAATATTAAACTTGCTTTTCTGTCGAGTTTCACAATTAATGGTTTAGCTGAAGTAGTAAAAACCAAGTGTCATTACAAAAAAGTATTTTGTAATACATACGTTGGATCGTATAATCAATATAATCAAGAGATATTAAATAATAAAAGTAATTTGTATAAGTTTAATCCAGAATTAACATTTCTTATTTTAGATGTACGTTCTATTTTTGATGAATTATATTATTTTCCTCATCGTTTTTCTCTTGAACAAAAAAATAATTTTATTTCAAATAAAGTTAATGAACTTATAAATTTAGTCACATATTTTAAAACCAATTCAAATTCAAAATTAATTTTATCAAATCTTCCACTAATGTCTCAAAATTCTCATATTATATCAGAATCAAAAACTGAGTTTAATAACAATCAAATGATATTACAATTTAATAAATTACTAGAAGATAAAATACGTAATCTAGAATCTGTTTTTATTTTTAATATGAATGACTTTGTAATTAAATATGGTGAAGAGAATGTCTTTAATTATCAAAACTATTTTTTTGGCGATATAAAAATTGCATTAAATTTTATTCCACATCTTGGAAATATGTTGATGTCATTTATTATAGCATTTTTAGGGATTTCAAAAAAGTGTATCGTTTTAGATCTAGATGATACTTTATGGGGAGGAATAGTTGGAGAAGATGGATTTGATGGAATTAGTTTAGGACCTCAACCACCTGGAAATTCTTTTGTGGAATTTCAAAAATACCTAAAGGCTATGAGTGAAAGAGGAATAATTCTTTCCATAAACAGTAGAAATAATGTACACGATGCTCTAAATGTTATCAGAAATCATCCGTATATGATTCTAAAAGAAGAAGATTTTTCATGTATTGTAATCAATTGGGGTGATAAAGTTGAAAACTTGCGTGAAATTTCTAAAAAACTGAATATTGGGCTTGACAGTATGGTATTTTTTGATGATGATCCAGTTAATAGAGAATATGTTAGAAATCGACTTCCAGATGTACAAGTCCCAGAAATGCCGTCAGATCCATCTGACTATTGTAGAGTATTGTTAGACATGAATGAGTTTAGTTCCTACGAAATAACTGAAGAAGATCTTAAGCGTAAAGAAATGTATTCACAACAACAAAAAAGAATTGAACTACAACAAAATAGTTCGAATCTTGATGATTTTCTTAATACCTTAAATCTACATGTAATTCTAAAGAATGCAGACAGTTATTCAATTCCAAGAATCTCACAACTAACATTAAAAACTAATCAATTCAATTTAACTACTAAAAGATATCAAAAATCGGAAATTGACGCATTCAGTAAATCTCAAAATATGCTAGTGGGATCTGCTCAAGTATTAGATAAATTTGGTGATAGTGGAATTACTGGCGTGTATATAATAAAAAAGACTAACTCAAAGGAATGGGAGATTGATTCATTTCTTCTTAGTTGTAGAGTAATGGGCAGAGAAATTGAAAAAGTTATGATGGAACATATAATAAATTTAGCACGAAAAAATAATGTGGAAATTCTAAAAGCAAAATTCATTCCAACAGAAAAAAATGAACCAATTAAATCTTTTCTACCAGCATGTGGTTTTATAAAATCTGGTGATTCTTGGGTTTATGATATTAAGCAACCATTTACTTCTCCTACTTTTGTTAAAAAGGAGATAAAATAA
- a CDS encoding acyltransferase: MNDHNIFKKNEEELLKYYGLSGNSGKLNFKLKMLKSWIYHKLAYSSPRSNFVISMQRSRGVKIGENCHISPYVLIDLVYPSLVEIGNNVTIGSNVMIFAHVNPTANLFLKQEKYPRKIGKVVIKDGAVINPGSVITAGITIGKNSIVSINCAVFEDVPDSCVVMGNPARIVKKIE; this comes from the coding sequence TTGAATGATCACAATATTTTCAAAAAAAATGAAGAAGAATTACTAAAATATTATGGATTATCTGGAAATTCAGGTAAACTAAATTTCAAATTAAAAATGTTGAAATCGTGGATTTACCATAAATTAGCATATTCCTCACCGAGATCAAATTTTGTAATAAGTATGCAAAGATCACGAGGAGTTAAGATAGGTGAAAATTGTCATATTTCTCCATATGTCCTAATTGATCTAGTATATCCTAGTTTGGTTGAGATCGGAAATAATGTTACCATAGGTTCAAATGTAATGATTTTTGCTCATGTTAATCCTACAGCCAATTTATTTTTAAAACAAGAAAAATATCCAAGAAAAATTGGAAAAGTCGTCATCAAGGACGGTGCAGTAATTAATCCTGGTTCAGTAATTACTGCAGGTATTACAATAGGGAAAAATTCTATTGTATCAATAAACTGTGCTGTTTTTGAAGACGTTCCTGATTCATGTGTAGTGATGGGTAATCCTGCAAGAATAGTAAAAAAGATTGAATAA
- a CDS encoding 4'-phosphopantetheinyl transferase superfamily protein, with product MIDKIGIGIDLVKVSMFNSLPYDSNKNFYTKIFTNSEIKYCLKFSNPYQHFSGKFAIKEAVQKSILDKIPILHIITDHKNSIPTVKIKNNQKYSFKISLSHEDEYAVAVVISEKI from the coding sequence ATGATAGATAAAATTGGAATTGGAATCGATTTAGTAAAGGTTAGTATGTTTAACAGTTTACCATATGATTCTAATAAAAACTTCTATACAAAAATTTTTACAAATTCCGAAATCAAATATTGTCTAAAATTCTCAAATCCATATCAACATTTTTCAGGAAAGTTTGCAATAAAAGAAGCTGTACAAAAATCTATTTTAGACAAAATACCAATACTTCATATAATTACTGATCATAAAAATTCAATTCCAACAGTCAAAATTAAAAATAATCAAAAATATTCATTTAAGATCTCATTGTCTCATGAAGATGAATATGCTGTGGCTGTTGTTATTTCTGAAAAAATCTAA
- a CDS encoding glycosyltransferase family 4 protein encodes MKIAIACPASLPATQFGGIMFLSIHIAKKLSNIGNHVTIYTTDLDFANNTSTFNKKLPGKEKIGNFWIKRTHVVFSKFLFFVNPRMYKQMMEDEFDIIHIIGIRSFQALIAALVAKKKRIPLVISDQGGLTTHPDLKNSSIQKKILINLQRPLINYIIKQADTIIVPNEYEKNIFLGFCDTSKILIVKNGIDFDDLQESKIDFSKKYYIDKEFILFLGRFHKVKGIDTLLEAISLIKNEPILNEIRFVIMGVDFGFESEMEKMIKRLDLEKKIMVIKKPPREDVISAYHQCKFLVLPSKWELSPLTPLEGFACRKTTISTTAHGIPFTITHNENCILVPASDPKALAKSIIELLENPNECKRLGEAGYNMIIKEANLESMTNEILSIYEKTIQLKNQK; translated from the coding sequence ATGAAAATCGCAATTGCATGTCCTGCTTCTCTACCTGCAACTCAGTTTGGAGGGATCATGTTTTTATCAATACATATTGCAAAAAAACTTTCCAATATAGGTAACCACGTTACAATATACACAACTGATCTTGATTTTGCTAATAACACATCTACATTTAACAAAAAATTACCTGGAAAAGAAAAAATTGGAAATTTTTGGATAAAACGCACTCATGTAGTTTTTTCAAAATTTCTATTTTTTGTCAATCCTAGAATGTATAAACAAATGATGGAAGATGAATTTGATATAATTCACATTATAGGAATTAGAAGCTTCCAAGCTTTAATTGCAGCATTAGTTGCTAAAAAGAAAAGAATCCCTTTAGTAATTTCTGATCAGGGTGGATTAACAACACATCCAGATTTGAAAAATTCTTCAATTCAAAAAAAAATTCTTATCAATTTGCAAAGACCATTAATAAATTATATTATAAAACAAGCAGATACCATAATTGTTCCAAATGAATATGAAAAGAATATATTTTTAGGATTTTGTGACACATCAAAAATCTTAATTGTAAAAAATGGAATTGATTTTGATGATCTTCAAGAATCAAAAATTGATTTTTCTAAAAAATATTATATTGATAAAGAATTCATTTTATTTTTAGGAAGATTTCATAAGGTAAAAGGGATTGATACATTACTAGAAGCAATTAGCTTAATTAAAAATGAACCAATTTTAAATGAAATTAGGTTTGTTATAATGGGGGTGGATTTTGGATTTGAATCCGAAATGGAGAAAATGATCAAAAGATTGGATTTAGAGAAAAAGATCATGGTTATAAAAAAACCACCAAGAGAAGATGTAATCTCTGCATATCATCAATGTAAGTTTCTTGTACTACCGTCAAAATGGGAGTTATCTCCTTTAACCCCACTAGAAGGTTTTGCATGCAGAAAAACAACAATAAGTACTACTGCACACGGAATACCATTTACAATCACACATAATGAAAATTGTATTTTAGTTCCTGCTTCAGATCCAAAGGCGTTAGCAAAATCAATCATAGAGTTATTAGAAAACCCAAATGAATGTAAAAGATTAGGAGAAGCAGGTTATAATATGATTATAAAAGAAGCAAATCTAGAAAGTATGACAAACGAAATTCTTTCTATTTATGAAAAAACCATACAGTTAAAAAATCAGAAGTGA
- a CDS encoding polysaccharide deacetylase family protein — protein sequence MNIIGIDFEDWFHPHLIKKHLTNEKKIPRIIDGIDKILELLRKTDTIATFFVVGELIEFRPEILDKILKNDHEIAFHSMYHDSLTESNEEKFNIEIEKFAKLTGKRSKGFRAPSFSLNYSTSWAINVLEKNDYEYDSSIVPAKTSMYGITNAQKEPYRISSEIIEKNNPSAKIIEYPLAVTNILGKKIPSCGGFYLRTLPMKVSKDTIKRYESNNVPATYYVHSWELTPELMPDISLPKKDHFITFHNIRKTFDRMNEILQNFEFTSFEKYQKSL from the coding sequence ATGAACATTATCGGCATTGATTTTGAAGACTGGTTTCATCCTCATTTAATAAAAAAACATCTTACAAATGAAAAAAAAATTCCAAGAATAATTGATGGAATTGATAAAATTCTAGAGTTATTAAGAAAAACTGACACTATTGCAACTTTTTTTGTGGTTGGTGAATTAATTGAATTTAGACCAGAGATATTAGATAAAATTTTAAAAAATGATCATGAAATTGCATTTCATTCAATGTATCATGATAGTTTAACAGAAAGTAATGAAGAAAAATTTAATATTGAAATTGAAAAATTTGCAAAACTTACCGGAAAAAGATCCAAAGGATTTCGAGCTCCTAGCTTTTCACTAAATTATTCGACATCATGGGCAATTAATGTCCTAGAGAAAAACGATTATGAATATGATAGTAGTATTGTGCCTGCAAAAACTTCTATGTATGGAATTACTAATGCACAAAAAGAACCATATAGAATATCTAGTGAGATTATTGAAAAGAATAATCCAAGTGCAAAGATTATAGAATATCCACTAGCTGTAACTAATATCTTAGGAAAAAAAATCCCTTCGTGTGGGGGATTTTATTTAAGAACATTACCAATGAAAGTTTCTAAAGATACGATTAAAAGATATGAAAGCAACAATGTTCCTGCAACGTATTATGTACATTCATGGGAGCTAACTCCAGAATTAATGCCAGATATATCCTTGCCAAAAAAAGATCATTTTATAACATTTCATAATATTAGGAAAACATTTGACAGAATGAATGAAATTCTTCAAAACTTTGAATTTACTTCATTTGAAAAATACCAAAAATCACTATAA